ACGAGGACGTCGAGGCGATCGAAGCCCGCCAGCGTCGCCTCGATGAGCCGACGCACCGCCTCCTCGCGCGCCACGTCGGCCTGGACCGCGACGGCTTTGCGGCCGAGCCCCTGAAGTTCGGCGACCACCTGCTCCGCCTGCGCCCCGCTGGCGCGGTAGTTGACGACCACGTCAGCGCCCGCGCGGCCAAACGCCAGGGCAATGGCGCGCCCGAAGCCCCGGCTGGCACCGGTCACGAGGGCGACCCGCCCGGCCAACCCGCGCATGTCGTGTGGCGAAGTCAGTCGAACCTGCCCTAGGGCAATCGGAGGCGGCCTTCGATTGCGCCGGCCGGACGGGCACCCAGGCCGAAGGCCTGGGTCGGGCGGAGCCGTGGGTGGGCGCTCGATCCGCGTCGCCTCACCGCTGGCTCAAGTAGTGTTCCGCGATCTCGATCGGCCGGGCGACCCAGACATCTTTCTTTCCTAGGATGTGCTGGATCAACCGCTCGACCATCCGCATCCGGGAGGGACGACCGATCACCTGAGGGTGCCCCATGAGGTTGAAGAAGCCACCCTCCGCGTAGGCGCCCTCGAACTCCTCCACCCAGATCTGGTAGACCTCCTCCTGACTCCAGATGCCGTTCCCCACCGGCGGCACCGCGCTGAACCCGAAGTACACCCAGTCGTCGTTGACCCAGGCCGTGGGGAGCTCGACCAGCTCGCCGTAAGGGGTCTTGTGGCAGTAGGGCAGGTCGGCGTCCATCAGGTTGCTGTGGTAGACGAAGCCGTGTTTCTTCAGAAGCTCCATCGTGTGCTTGCTCGGGTCGCACGATGGCGCGCGGGACCCGAGCGGCTTCACCCCGAGGATTTTGTCGAAGATGTCGAGCGTCTTGAGGAGCAGCTCTTCCTCCTCCTTGGGCCCTGACAGCATGAACGGGCGCTCGTGCAGGTAGCCGTGGTGGCCGACCTCGTGGCCCCGGCGGAGCACCTCCTGGCACACGTCCGGGTAGCGTTCGATGATCCAGCCCGGGATGAAGAACCCGGCCTTGATGCCGTAGCGGTCGAGCACCTTCAAGATGCGCGGCATCCCGGTCTTCGGTCCGTATGCCCCCATGCCCATGTGCAGGGGCCGCTCCGCCAGCGCGGGATCCCTGCCAATCCACGGGCTCTCGCCGTCGAGGTCGAACGTGAGCATCACCGCGCACCGCGCCCCGTTCTTCCACCGAATCGCCTGTTCCATGGTTCCCTCCGTGTCCCTCCGTGCCCATGCACTTGCAGAGCTCCGCGTGGGCGACAAACCGATGAGGGCGAGAGAATGAAGGACAGCGCTCGCTTGCCCGGTTCATCCTAATCTTGTGGATCGAAAGGAGTCAAGCGAGGCACCGGGAAGGCAGTGGATCAATGTCCGACAGACAACTCCAATGCTACTGCCCTCAACGAGGGTAGCTACTACTTGGGCTCGGCGCTCGGTGTTCAGCCACCTCATCCTTCCATTTTTGGCCCTCAAGCATTGTCAAGTCTTCCTTTTAGGCGTCCTTGCTTGCGTCGCAACTGTTGCGCTGTAAAGACTGTTGATATCTCGCCTTTCTTATTGATGCGTGCAATAAATGGAGGCGCCTGCTTCTTGACCAGTCTGTCCATTCTCCATCTGGCCTTCACCAGCGCCGCGATCATTTCGTCAGCTGTCCACGCTCCACGAGTCAACTGGAAGACCCGCAACTGTGCTCGAACTATTGCTTCTCGCTCGTTTGGCCGATATCGCATTTCCAGATCTTTGCTAACAAGGATGAGCCCGCCTCGGCCCGCACGTTCCGCCAGCGTTTGATCGTCGATTCCTCGCGGGAACTCAGGAGATTCCCCCTGGATTACGACTGACAGGCCGTTCTCACGGAGCGCGAGAGACACCCTCTTACCCAGCGATTCTTCGACTAGGAGGGTGTGCCCCTCAAGCGGCTTTGACGGACGTGTGCTCGCAGCGGAGCGCTTCTTCAATCTCGTCCGGTAATCTCTGGTAATCGTCTGCCAAATTCGGGACAGACTCCCCGGCCTTCCACCGTTCGTACACGACTGCCGTGGCGATTCGTGTCCCGGAGATAACCGGACGACCGAACAAAACCAGTGGATCGATTACCACCACACGTGGCGAGTCGGCGGTCCGCGTTGAACGCGTAAACGGGTACAGTCTGGCAACTCGCCCAAACTTGTCCCGGTCGACTCTTTTAAGGTACCGCTCAAGAATCGCCCTGATCCCGAGCTGTCCGCTGGAAGTGCCAATGATGTGCTCGTATTCCTCGATGAATAGTTCGAGGCCGGCTGTCGCGAATTGCGCCTCAGCGAGAGGATGTTTACTGTCGCGGTCGATTTTTTTGACCAACTGGATTGCAGCGCGAATTTTCTGCAGGGAAATGTTGTGTTCATGCCGAAGAGCGTCGCAGATGTACGCTTCAAACAGATTCCAGAAAGAGAGGAAGCGGCGACTGGGATCAGCGATTTCGATTACTGGCGCAAAGAAGTGCTCCCTCCCTTTGAATCGATACGGCTGCCCTACCGTCCACGACCGAAGCGTTGAAACCGGGATCCCGAGATAGCGAGAAGCTTCTGACATTCCATACGCCGGAATGTCGCGTGGGTCATCTGTGCCGTAGAGCTTGAACTCTCCCACCATCTGCTCCCGCACCCGACAATAAACGAACAAGGAGGAGTTCCGCCACTGAATTTTTGCGGCTATCCCCTCCGTTCGGCGCCTCTCCGGCGGCCATGCCACCTTCCAGGCAATTCACCCCGCTTCTTCCCGACAGCGTCTCGGCTCTGGCCTTACCCGGCCTCAGCCCCCCGTGCTTCCCCAACTCGATGGCATAGGGGTCCGCCGCCGTTTCCCCCGGCCTTAGTGGCCTGCTCAAGGATCTGGGTGGCCAAGCGATTGAGATGTCAGCCGACGTCGGCTGGCCGGAACCCTTTGGCATACCCGTAGTATGCCGCAGCTTGGGACTCACGGCCGCCGCAGGCCCGCGTTGACAGAGGCGAGCAGCGCGGGCCAAACTGTTTGGGAGCCCCGCTGCTGCCGCCGGGGCTCGACTCTCTCAACCGACACCGGAGGATCTCATGGCCAACGACAGGATCTCGAGGCTGCTTCTAGGGCTCATCGCGCTGTTCCTGGGCATCATCTCGCTCAAGCCGTTCGTGGCGCCCCCGGCCAGCGCGGCCGCCAAGCCCGTCCGCTACCGGATCATCGAGACGACCGGGGGGCCCCTCCGCCAGGAGTTTAGGGATTTCGAGCAGCTCCTGAACCGGGTGGGCGCCGAGGGGTGGGAGGTCGTAGAACTGGTGCGCGGCGCGGTACTTTTAAAGCAGAGTGACTGACGGCCAAACCAGCCTAACTCTCTAATCGGGACGCCCGACCTGGGCGACGGGTGCGTGCTCGTCCGCGATTTGGTAGACTCTTGCCAACGCTCGTGCGGAACTTGTTGGAGGACCGACACATGTGCGAGCTGCGTGGCCGCGTCCTTATGCTTGTGAGGGATACTATCGAAAGGACCTATGAGTCGGCGTCGGGGCTTCGCGTTCAAGACGTGTTCGCCGGAATAACTGCTGCACAAGCGTTCCCTAATGCCCAAGTCAAGACTATATTCGAGCGGTCCCAGCAGCGTGTAGACGTTTCTGCCCTCCGCACGGAGGTGCTAGAACGCTTGGTATCGGAAATCGCCAAACTCAACCGCATCAAAACGGCAATTGACCTTGGATCTTAATCGGCCAACGCGGTCAGGACTTACCACGCAAGGCTCGGTCAGATGAGCCAGCGGCAATATGTCTGGCATGGGGTTGATATCTTGAGAACTTTCAGACGGAAGTGGGCGTCAAGTTCGCGTGGCGAGGTCTGATACTTTCCAAAGCATTCACCCCGCTAACTCGCGATGTCCAATCCAGGGGTCCGCATCGGCGTCGATATCGGCGGCACTTTCACCGACCTCGTCCTGCTGGACGAGGCGACGGGTGCCCTGCGCGTGGGGAAGCTCCTCACGACGCCGAAGGACCCGGCCCAGGCGGTCGAGGCCGGTGTGGCGCGCCTCCTCGACGACGCCCACGTCCCGGCTGCTGCGGTCGCGGGCCTGATCCACGGCACCACGCTCGCCACGAACGCCCTCATCGAGCGCAAGGGGGCGAAAACCGGCCTTCTGACCACCAAAGGCTTCCGCGACGCCCTCGAGATCGGCCGCGAGGGGCGCTACGACATGTACGACCTCTTCATCGACCCTCCTGCGCCGCTCGTCCCGCGACGGCTGAGGCTCGAGGTGACCGAACGACTCCTGTCGGACGGGAGCCTGCTGACGCCCCTCGACGAGGACGATACGCGACGCGTGATCCGGCGGCTCCTCGCCGAGGGCGTCGAGGCCGTCGCCATCTCGCTCCTGCATGCGCACCTGAACCCGGTCCACGAGCGGCGCCTGGCCGAGCTGCTCCGCGAGGTGGCGCCGACCCTTTCGCTTTCCTGCTCCTCGGAGGTCGTCCCCGAGATCCGAGAATACGAGCGGACCTCCACCACGGCGGCCAACGTCTACGTGATGCCGCTGATGGCCCGCTACCTGGAGGAACTCGAGCGGAAGCTCAGCGATCTGGGCATCACCGGACGGCTCCTCATCATGCTCTCCTCGGGAGGGATCGCCACCCCGGAGACGGCCAAGCGCGTCCCGGTCCGCCTCGTCGAATCCGGACCCGCGGCGGGAGCGCTGGCTGCGGCGCGCGCCGCGCGCCTGGCCGGCGAGCCGCGGCTGCTCTCCTTCGACATGGGCGGGACCACGGCCAAGGCCTGCGTCATCGACAACGGCGAGCCGCTCGTGGCGCGCGAGTTCGAGGTGGCGCGCGCCGACCGCTTCAAGAAAGGCTCCGGGCTCCCGATCCGCGTGCCGGTCATCGAACTGATCGAGATCGGTGCCGGCGGCGGTTCCATCGCCCGGGTGGACCGGATGGGGCTCCTCAAGGTCGGGCCGGAGAGCGCGGGGGCGGATCCGGGGCCAGCGTGCTACGCGCTCGGCGGGCGCGAGCCGACGGTCACCGACGCCGCCCTCCTCCTGGGCAATCCGGACGCGGGGTTGTTCCTCGGTGGCCGGATGCGCCACGACGGCGAGGCGGCGCG
The sequence above is drawn from the Candidatus Rokuibacteriota bacterium genome and encodes:
- a CDS encoding polysaccharide deacetylase translates to MEQAIRWKNGARCAVMLTFDLDGESPWIGRDPALAERPLHMGMGAYGPKTGMPRILKVLDRYGIKAGFFIPGWIIERYPDVCQEVLRRGHEVGHHGYLHERPFMLSGPKEEEELLLKTLDIFDKILGVKPLGSRAPSCDPSKHTMELLKKHGFVYHSNLMDADLPYCHKTPYGELVELPTAWVNDDWVYFGFSAVPPVGNGIWSQEEVYQIWVEEFEGAYAEGGFFNLMGHPQVIGRPSRMRMVERLIQHILGKKDVWVARPIEIAEHYLSQR
- a CDS encoding DUF433 domain-containing protein — protein: MVGEFKLYGTDDPRDIPAYGMSEASRYLGIPVSTLRSWTVGQPYRFKGREHFFAPVIEIADPSRRFLSFWNLFEAYICDALRHEHNISLQKIRAAIQLVKKIDRDSKHPLAEAQFATAGLELFIEEYEHIIGTSSGQLGIRAILERYLKRVDRDKFGRVARLYPFTRSTRTADSPRVVVIDPLVLFGRPVISGTRIATAVVYERWKAGESVPNLADDYQRLPDEIEEALRCEHTSVKAA
- a CDS encoding hydantoinase/oxoprolinase family protein — encoded protein: MSNPGVRIGVDIGGTFTDLVLLDEATGALRVGKLLTTPKDPAQAVEAGVARLLDDAHVPAAAVAGLIHGTTLATNALIERKGAKTGLLTTKGFRDALEIGREGRYDMYDLFIDPPAPLVPRRLRLEVTERLLSDGSLLTPLDEDDTRRVIRRLLAEGVEAVAISLLHAHLNPVHERRLAELLREVAPTLSLSCSSEVVPEIREYERTSTTAANVYVMPLMARYLEELERKLSDLGITGRLLIMLSSGGIATPETAKRVPVRLVESGPAAGALAAARAARLAGEPRLLSFDMGGTTAKACVIDNGEPLVAREFEVARADRFKKGSGLPIRVPVIELIEIGAGGGSIARVDRMGLLKVGPESAGADPGPACYALGGREPTVTDAALLLGNPDAGLFLGGRMRHDGEAARRAVEERVGQPLGLSLTEAAWGIHRVVNENMAAAARIHGIERGKDLRAYPLFAFGGAGPVHCWQVARILRVPRVLIPFGAGAISAFGLLAAPLAFDFVRTSRERLDRANWELINRLYAEMEAEGRATLAASGITGSAVRLRRSAEMRYVGQGHEVEVDVPLGQLSAESLTALTQNFEAAYRAVYHRTAQGVAIEALNWRLLVSGPVPDLAMAGGATDATGSRSPDDALKGHRPAFFAEAAGFVDTPVYDRYALAPGASFEGPAIVEEREATCVIAPGGRCRVDRHLTLVVDLPG